Part of the Henckelia pumila isolate YLH828 chromosome 2, ASM3356847v2, whole genome shotgun sequence genome is shown below.
gtccgtgtccAATGTTGAATTTTTAAGGCTGTGCagattaatgcacggacccgagGCCGGACATGGGCACGAGGTCCGTgtatattgaaaaaaaaactttatggGTATgacttcttgttttttttttaacttgtatgattaatgataattaattatactttgccctaagatgagattagcaacccgaggtccccacagcatttttgtgaaaaatagctgaatagctacattttcctcgactcctgaattccatctgtatttagtgaataacataatgtattcatcaactaaacagatatcatgtaactcgaggctatacagagcttgagtatatcttctctttttctctgtatcttgattattgaaatagtctacccctatgaattgtgctttaaatagggtggccattcttcctccaatctcgctgagggattctcctgctaagattgattccttagtttctggcatagtcatcacCCAAgcgatcttgacagatcccattagactcatttctagaagtttaatgaatccttctttattgagatctaatgtttctgctgctattctcatagttgatgtccaatcatctatgagatcttctctgtttttgaagttcagaacatcaaggtttaacataaccccgtaaggatgtattggatataaaacagtttttctgtaaggagtttgatggagtggaaTTTTACTTCTTCTTGAtttggttcctgctggatgtgaattttctccaacctggaactcactatgtggttcttctattttaaccacatatcttgagggattccctatgggttgttcaccctcagaggaattcatttttagatctactactttgagattcgcaaaagaatccgcaagatcttgtagatcctcgagatttaatctttctaaagtagtcatcagatagtgtttttctctgatactgcttttataagattaatcatcatttcatcatcagttaaaggtttttgaaccattttggttttacctttctgatgtaacaacggttcggtaccaaatgagagtggtaaccttcctcttgtatttccttttctagaaccagaaatgtgttctagatttatgattttattttgaagatcctttagagttccaagaatttcttcttgtttcttaaggatttcttcaattttccgaggtatttcatacagttgattgctgtaatattgtaccgtcttttgaatttctctaagatctccggagagtttagaggaatctggggtaatctctaaaaattgagagttagaaatcatctttctttatctcttcaaaattgagagcattaatcacaacctgttgtaagtaatctattgtgaatagattaactcgtttataggatttcatatgaataaaatcctcttaattcaaaccttcgtttgaagtcatcttttgtaaaaatattctcctcaacaaagaaaaatatgaattaacgaataatattacgtctgaataattaacctaaagtCCTGATACCATTTTGCGGATAATTTTTTATACTGCAAATGAGCACAAAATCTCCAGATTCAAGCATAAAACCTATAAATTTTAAGCATAAAACATATAGATTTCAAGCATAGATTAGCATAAATCcaatacaagaattaaacattaaaatattcaagtttcgtGATCCTAGGGAGTTATAGTAAAGAATCTTTTGGCTAGGAAGTTATAATAAAGTTAGAAAGGATATTAGAGATTTTAGGACAATTTACTCTTATCAAAATTatgataatatattttaaagtgTAAACAACATAATCTTTAATTTCGACAAGAAGTTAAAAATCTGAATATTTCTaaactttatattttttttaatactaaatcattttatttcatGCACATATCCAATTAAGAGTTTTAACACagttttgttttcaaattttgttcctaacaaaaaaaattataacgcAAGACTACAATAAATTTTCTTTCGCAGATATTGGAGaattaattggttcaactaatTCATAAATTATAAcgtataaatcaaataattaagcTTAAAAAATATTCTACATCTGTTTTTTTTCCTAATATTTCGattgaaaaacaaaagaaatgtaCCAGATTCAAATGTCTTCTTTAATTATATAAGAAAatgggaaaattgtttttttttcctatGTCACTTTTTGATTtcggtcctttatattttcagattttagttttagtccgctatctttgttattttggcaattttagtcttttttccgatatgacgctgatgtggcaccaatgcaGTCCGAAAAAAGTTTGACAAATATTCTCTATGATTccaatttaagtatttatttatttataaaaaagtgGAGTGAGATTTTTCGAATGGCAGGCCTCAGACAATCTATTTTGAGTCGATTAAGTTTTGATTGACATATTTGGATTTGCCAAGAACAAACGAAAAACCAaggaataaataaatcatttgatTTTAGCAGAGAATTCTGCACTAACAAAATTGATTCTGTACAATTACAATAGTTTTCTCTAGCAAAATTGATTCTGTACAATTACAATAGTTTTCTCTAGCAAATCGGATCAGTTGTCAACAAAGAGCCTCCATTCTTCTGTTTGAGTCATTGCAATCTGCAGACGGTGAGATCCCCGTGTCATCGCCGACGAAAACCAACCTATCAACGCCGGTTTCAACAACTTTGGCTTCCCCTCTTGTAGATATTCTGCCTCTTTCTTCAAATCTGAAGCCAAGATTAACGCccattaattaagttaatctcTACTCAAGAATGAGCTTGTTTCATCGTCAGTGATACTTACGAAGGCAATTCATAGAGGCCAACAGTGCTATCATTGCACAAGCAGACAAGTATAGGCTTCTCTTCCACGTCATGTATACCCCGGATGGCAAGAAACCCCTGACGTTACAAAATGAGAATATTATAAAACACCAATGTAAAGCCAAGAGACTTCGCAATTTTGGTTTCACAACCATTTAAACTTACTCGTTCTTTGAGATCACACACGAATTCTATAATCTTACTCCGAGTCTCACCCCAAATCTAATGAAAACAAAAGAACGTCAAATAACCAGCCAAATAACCTACTGTCTGAAGCAAATAACATTGAGTCATTGACAACAAGATAGCCAAACCTTTAGCGTGTTGTCCAGAGAAGCAGATAGCAGATAGCGGTCCCAACAAAGGAGAGATGTCACGTCTCCGGTGTGCCCACTTAATATTTGCACACACTGCAAAGTTTCAAGGTTCCAATCCTGGAATGACATGTAAACGAGATGAGTGAACATGAGCCTATCAAAATCCATTTGTCTAACGAACATGGATTCCTACCAAGCACGCAAACATGAGCCTGTCAAAATCAGTTAAGAAACGTACCCTTGTGTTGTGGTCCTTGGATCCTGTATAGAGGTTCTTACCCCCTATAGTAATTGAACAAATAGCACCATTGTGCCCCATCAGGGTTGCAGTTGGTATAGGGATATTGGCCTTTGGATCCCATTTCCAAACCAAAATGGTACCATCCTGCAGCCACGTGTAGATAGATACAAGCAAACATGCTTAAAAAATGACCAACATATGCTATAAATACGGAGACATGGGTCGAAAATAGAATGTCCCCAGAACATACCTCTATGCCCGCAAAGAGCATATCCTTATCAGCAATCAAGCATTGAACTTGCCCAACAAATCCATTGAGAGTAAACTCGGCTTGGGTTTGGAAGTTCCAGGCCTAGACCAAAGAAAAAACAACATTAAAACTATGAGGTAACTTAGATGGCATGAACAGATGGTGATAAAACTGTGACGAACCACTCATAACTTCACCGAATTTGGCAATCCAACAAACACCCATGGACCTTCATGGGTCAAGCACCCAACATCGCCATCAATATCAACAGAGCCAAGACACTGCATCGAGAAAGAATTACCGTACAGATATATAATAGAAGCCCACTGTTCCATGTAAATGGTAaagtacaaaaaaataaaaatattttaacctAACCACTGTTGCAGTCCCAAGTGCGGATACATTTATCCTTGCCAGCTGAGAATAGCTTTGTCACAGCTAGAAGGAAGAGCAACTCCAGAGATGGCCTGTGTGACAATCCAATATACCAGCAATTACTTTTCAATGAAATCCATTGAAAACATGGCAAACTCACTAGAAATGGACCCGGATTTCaaaaaactaatttaaaaattGTAGATATAAAAGATACCTTATCATGGCCTTGTAATTTTGTCACCACCGTCATCCTAAACCACACATCCAGGAGTGCAGGTCCTTGCACTTGTCGCCAAGGACGCAATTTCCAGtaatccaatatttgcatggCTTTGGCCGCACTTTTTCTACACTTTTGATTTCAGACTCAGCTGTCTCGACATTCGATACCTTCTGATGAGTCTGTTGGCCTCTATTTCCATTAGAGTTCTTTCTTTCAGATTAAGCTCTCTTGACATTCGAAACCTTTGGCTGCACTTTTTCAGCTGTCTGGACATTCGATCCCTTCTGCTGAGTCTTTTGGCCTCTATTTCCATTAGAGTTCTTTCCTTCATTAGCTGAAACAATGCCTTTTTTGGCACTGCAGTAGTTGTGATTCTTCCAGGTTGATTCACTGCGGCCGTAGGATGGATTTTGATGCTGTGGTTGTGGCGGTGGCGAGTCTCTGTGCATTAATCTGCAGGGATTTCGGTTGCATTTTCCAGCCGACCAAAAGGAGCATACTTGGTTTTTCACACTCTGCCCCTCATGACGATAAAAAAACTGAGCATCTCCTTGTTGTCTTGCTCGCCATTACAGTATACTAagccaaaacaaaacaaaacatgaATCAAAATCTTAGCGGACTACTCCAACAGCTTGTGCCATAAACTCTTTTGCTACCACAACATATATCAATCAAGGGCAACAGCATACTCAGGAACATCTGTAAGAACCACAGCTGTTTCCACCAGTCACTCCACAATAGAACAATAACCCATCCTACATTGTTTCCACCGGTCACTCCACAATAGAACAACAATTCATCCTACATCCGTTGACACCAATCCCAAACATTCCACGGCCAAGGTATTGGCAGATGATCCATCTTTTGACAACTTCTTCCATATAATCAAAGCCATGGACCATGATCAGAAATAAACCGGAAACCCATGACGTGATCTTAACCCTAGCCAGTGCCCAGAATATGGACAAAATAAATCAGAAAATCAAAAAAACACATCAAGAACCCGAGATTTTGGTTTCTTCAAATCACAGTCGGAAAAATTCACATCGTCGATTGAACAACACACCAAGATTCAGTAACCAAACCTAGCTAATTTTAATAAACAATCTCTTAAACACATGATCCTCCACTTTCCAAAACAAAAATCGCCTCCACGACAAAGCCGAAGGATATGAACCCGTCATCGTAGAGAAATTAATCGTCAATTCTTGAACACGGATAGATTGCGACGATTCCAGTACCGATTAAAattgaagaaaatcaaagaagAAGGCTTGCAAACCTGGAGAGATTGAACCGTAGAAACTATTGGTGGATCAAATCGAAAACCTAACAGAGTCTTGGATGATTTGGCCTTTGGGAGAAAAGAAAACGATGAGTGAATCAAGTTCCAGCCACGTCTCACCACTTCCTTGCAGTCATGTTCAGTAATCCAGTGTGGTTCAAACCTTTTCAAGTTTGAATAAGATCGTACAAATTGTGGCTGCTCGCGAAGTTCGATTATAATGGGCCTATGATCCGAGTGATAAAAATCCAGATTATGTGCTTTAGAAGCTGGATATAACAGTCTCCATTCAACATTGGCCACATACCGATCCAATCTTTCAAATATGATATTCTCCGGTGATCTCCGGTTGACCCAAGTGAAGAATTCGCCGTCTGCATGAAGGTCTTGAAGCGAGCAGTCGTCTAGAGTTTCTCTAAACGCCCTGGTTTGAGATAAAGGCCTCAAGTTACCACCATATTTTTCTCCATCAAAACATATTTGATTGAAGTCCCCACCCACGAGCCATGGAACACCTCTAAATTCCGAAATATTATGTAATCGACGTAATAGTGTCCAAGATAGATGTCTATTACAAGCCTCCGGATTTCCATAAAACCCAGTAAACCTCCACTTTTTCTCCCCATGTTTAACCAAGCTATCAATATGACCAGAAGTATACGAGTGAATAGAGACTTCCAACGGGTCTTTCCACAAAAGAATCAGCCCCCCACTACGGCCCTCACAGTTTACGACAAACATACCAGAGTAACCCAAAAACTCTCTATCCCTCTTACGTAGACACAACAAGAAGATATACGAATCTGGATGTTTGATTCAAAAGGGAAATACACGGTCCGTGATGGTTATAAGGTTGCGGTTGGTTTTTATTCTCCTCCTTTGAACAGCTCTAAACACCATTTGAAAGGCTGGCGGAAATTTCTGTGGTCATTGGCAATTCCTCCAAAAGTTAGGATATTTTGGTGGAGAGTGTTACATGATATCATTCCCACGGCATGGAACCTCCTATCACATCATGTTCCAGTAGACGCGTAAAGCCTTGTTGGAAAGAAACACACTTCTGGTCTATATTAAAACAGATGAGGAACATGGAGATTActgatatatttttttggatGAAGGATACACTTAGCAGGATGGATTTTGAGAAGTTTGCTATGAGGACTTGGGCAACTTGGAGTCAGAGACTAAAATTGGTGCACAATTCAAAGGGGAACTCGAGAGATATTAATGTGGAATGGAGTGAAAAACTTTTATATGATTTTCATAATGCACGCATGGCACTAAAACTTGACAGTATGGGGGAGGTGAGCAGATCATCAGATAAATGGGTTGCTCCGCCTGTTAACAGCCTTAAATTGGATGTAGATGCGGCATATAATGAGAGAGCTAATAGCTATGCATATGGTGGGATAATTCGTGACCATGGTGGCCGCCCTGTTCTGGCTTTTGGAAGGAAATTAGATAAGCCTCAATCCGTTACAGTTGCTGAACTTTTTGCTATTAAGGGTGGATTAAAGATTGCTCAGGATTTTGGTATTCTGGTGAACCAAATTACTTCTGATTCCCTCCTTGCAGTACGAGCAGTTACTGGCTTGGAAGAGGATTTTAGCTATGCAGGCGCAACTGCTACAGACATTCGATATCACATGGCGTCTcatcataatttaaatattactCATGTACGGAGATCGGCGAATTCGATAGCTCATTCGATCGCTGCTTTTGTTATTTCTTCCTTATCTCACCTTGTATTGAATGACTTCTCTTTTCAATAAATTACAAGGGATTtgctgtcaaaaaaaaaaactacctTGAAGAGTCGAGTGCcgctgtatatatatatgtcttcTAATCCTAATCAaatatctttatttaatttaaattttaaaataactatATActtgtaataaataaatatttaaagttCTTAATTACTATCCTAGCCAAAAGAGCCTTATAAATTATAATCAAGAGTGATTAAGAAttttatagtatatatatatttttcatatttttaaagtaaaatATGTCTAATTTGAGAGATATATATCTTGTGTGACAGTCTCACGGATTTTACCCAAAGGTCAACAATGCACATGTtcacaataaaaattaatatttttgacataaaaattataaattttcacggcctactcaaataaaaaaaatatatctcaTACAATTGACTCGTGAGACTATTGCACAAGagtatttgtttattttaaaaaaaaattgattcaatTGAATAAGTTTTTAgagtttaatttaaaaaaacttattttgttAACCTGAACAATTTCTTTGTATTATATGTGTTGGAGATCAAACCCTAATAGTTTCGGTGATAacaagtcaaaacaaaaccaagtaataAAATAATCTAAGGGCTAAATCTATTCGGATTCTTCCAGATCAAATGTCCGAGATTTCAAGCGGATCAAATATAATGCCAGATCAAAATGCAAGATATTCGGATAAACCAATTCAAGTATAAATTGCCAGAACAAGTGTCCGATATCCAGATCAATCAAGAAGACTCTCAACGGATTTTACAGATCGATCTAAGACAGATCTAACATGCTTTCAACCAGATCAAAAGCTTCACTTCAAAGTAACCGTTGCTGAGATTGTTGAAGAAaagacaaaatcatttaatgatATTTTGAATGTTAATCTGCCTCCAtcaaagtcaagatttgtgagctatTTATTAAGATATGTTGGCGGCTATCTATCAGAGATTGATTGGCGGCTCATCATCAAAAATTGTTGGCGGCTCACCGGCTACTTTTGAAGATTAATATAAATACTCAAACACTTAAAAGATTCAAATACGAGACCAAGAGTGAAAAACACAAGCTATCTAAATCGAAGTTCATTAAAAAAGTCTTCACTCAGCATAACTCAGATACCCACATCATCAGATAAGAGTCTCGATATTCTGAGTTAGAAGATATTTTCAAGATCGATCAAACTTCAAAGGAAGCATATACGaaatcgatccagatcaaagtcACTCATAGCTATCCAGATCAAAACACCGAAATACACTCTGTAGTTGTACTGTATAATTCAAAGCAGGAAGTTCGATTTGCTTCAAGAGAAAGTATTGCTAGGAGTTTCTCTCAAAGGATTGATTGGAATGGATTTGTACAAAGCCTTGTATAAAtaaaagtcttctagtgaaatccttctggaaacaaaataaggggtgacgtaggagaattcatctccgaacatccagaaacaactttatccatttatttactgcacttactTTACCTTATCTGCCTTAGCTTTACATATATTCAATCTGCAAGAAAGATTTCTTCCGCCTGTTATCTTTCAGATCTTTCGAgcagatcaaaagttttaagcaacaaaaacttctgtctgattttaacaaatcagatcgaagactctttaaattttaaaatagtgtattcaccccccctctacacatatttttgatcctaacaagtggtatcagagaggttcTTGCTTATCACCTGAATCTTCTCTTAAACTATGGCATCTTTAGCTATGACATCGTTTagtaaaattcctatgttctcaaaaaaagattatgatgactggaaaattcgtatgcagacacatctatcagcactggatgatgacatgtggttcGTAGTAATAGATGGACCAATGAAGATTATAAAAGTTAATACTGCAGTTGCTATCACTGAAGGTGCTCCACAGATGATAGAAAAGCCTCGATCTGGATGGACTTCTGAAGATAAGCGGAAAGCCAATCTGGACAATGTAGCCAGAGACATACTATACAAAActctggacaagaacatgtttagcaagatcaaaaGCTGTACTACTGCCAAAGAAATATGGGAAAAACTCACCCAACTATGTGAAGAAAATGAtcaaacaaaggaaaacaaactcatggtggctattcaaaagtttgataacataaagatgaaaccaggagaaacaatgaattaatttgatgaaagattcaGCAACATTATGATCGAGCTAAATGCACTCGGAAAAAGTTACAGCAACCGTGAAGTAGCACTCAAAGTCATGAGAACTCTTCCACGAGAATGGGATGTGAAGACAGTAGCAATGAGAGAATCCAAAGACCTCAATAAGATCGAACTACATGATctatttgcagatctcaaagttTATGAGTTCAAGCTGAGAGTTCGAACTGAGGAAGACACATCAACATCACAAGTTACTAAAGCTCTCACTGCATCAGATGAAATCCCAGCAATGAAAACCGCAGAACAAATCAGTAgtgatgcaatgtcactatttgttaAGAAGTTTGGAAGATTCATGAGGAAGAATCACAATAATTTCCAAAGAACAAACAGATCAAGCTTCAAACCAAAGGAACCAGCTGAAGAAAACCGAGCTTGCTACAATTGTGGAAAAGAAGGACACTTCATAGCCGATTGTACCAAACCTAAGAAAGATGAGAAAAGAACATCATACAAGaagaattcaaaagaaaaaaggAAGAGATTCAGCAGGAAGAAAGAACAAAAGGCCCTATTAGCAGATGAAAGAAACAGCAAATGGGCTGAATCGGACTCCACTTCATCTGATTCAGAAACATCATCAAGTGAAAGTGAAGATGAAGCTAACAAATATCTTATGGCTAATGACGCTGATATTCCAGATGATGGAGAGGTACTTGACTTTACTTCTGATGAATTTAGTAAGGAAGATCTTATTAATGCATTAAATGAGATGGTTAATGAATATCACATGCTATCTCATAAGTTTGACGAGGTCAGAACAAATAGAAAGAGCTCAACAGATAAGTCAGATCAAAGTAACTCAGATGAGTACACTGGATCAGACAGTCTAAAAGCTCAGATAAGTTTGTTAATGACTGAGAACAATGATATGAGAAGTCAGCTTCAAGAAACTCTATCTGAAAATCATAGATTAACAGATCTAGTAAACTCTTGGAATAAAGCATCGATATCCTTAGATAAACTTATCGGAATGCAGAAGCAAGCTGGAGATAAATCTGGCTTAGGCTACAGCATGAATGAAGGAAGTTCATCTATCTCAACTACTCAATCTTGCCTGGAAAATAACAACTTTAAATCCATGAAGTTTGTGAGATCCAGCATGATATATGAACCAGAGATTTCTATTACATATTCAATACCTCAACAGAGTAAACTCTTACATAGAGGGCTGAGATATGTTGATCCAGACAGATCTAAGTCTCGATGGACTAAACCTAGATCAAATTGGTCTGGACATGGTCTTGAAAGGCAAAGAACTTCATCAACTCAACATAAACAACATTCTAATAACTTTTATAGAAAGTATTGGAATTCAAAAAGGAACAATCAATATTATCACTACACGTGGCATACACAACACAATGCACAAAGGTCATTAGATGAATCAGTTATCTCAAAAGGAAGACACCATGGAAAGCCTGTAAGAATAATACAAGTGTGGATTCCAAAGGGATTAATCCAGCGAGGACCCAAGTAGGAATATGGACCAAAGTTATTTTCCTCTACTTTTGCAGGTACACAAAAATGAACTCATTAAGCAAACAGTCTGGTACTTGGATAGTGGATTCTCAAGGCATATGACAGAAGAATGCTATCTGACTATATTCCAAGATCAGGACCTAAGATTACCTTCGGAGATAACTCTAAAGGTAcaaccatgggtaagggtaagcttaTCCATGGAAATATTCGCATTAAAGATGTATTACttgtagaaaatttaaaatataatctgattagtattagtcaattgtgtgatTATGACTACTGTGTAGAATTCCAAAAGCACACTTGCATTGTAAAAGATCAATCTGGACTAACCATTATGACAGGTGAGAGAAGTGGAAATACTTATAAGGTAAATTGGTCGGATCAACCACTCACTACAGTCTGTCTGGTAGCAACAAAGCTGAaccaaaattggttatggcacaAGAGACTAAATCACTTGAACTTAAAAGTGTTAGCCAATTTGAGTAAACATGAATTGGTTACAGGTCTGCCTAAAATcgagttttcaaaagataaagTTTGTTTTGCCTGCCAACTGGGTAAGCATATCAGAtcaacttttaaaaacaaaggatgtAAATCTTCTTCCAAAAGCTTAGAACTATTGCACATGGACctttttggtcctataccagtaacaaGCTTAGGGGGAATTAAGTACACCCTagttattgttgatgatttctcgAGATTCACTTgggtgatatttttaaaatccaaagatcaaactgccactcaattgattaaacttctcttaagacttcaaaatgagaaatctcaatcgattgataaaattagaagtgaaagaggaaccgagtttacaaatcaaaatctgtctacttatcttgaaaatcatggaatcaagcatgagtattCAGCAGGTAAaacgccacaacaaaatggtgttgcagaaaagAGAAATAGAACTCTGAAG
Proteins encoded:
- the LOC140883384 gene encoding zinc finger CCCH domain-containing protein 48-like, which encodes MLFAGIEDGTILVWKWDPKANIPIPTATLMGHNGAICSITIGGKNLYTGSKDHNTRDWNLETLQCVQILSGHTGDVTSLLCWDRYLLSASLDNTLKIWGETRSKIIEFVCDLKERGFLAIRGIHDVEEKPILVCLCNDSTVGLYELPSFEERGRISTRGEAKVVETGVDRLVFVGDDTGISPSADCNDSNRRMEALC
- the LOC140878019 gene encoding uncharacterized protein, which produces MEITDIFFWMKDTLSRMDFEKFAMRTWATWSQRLKLVHNSKGNSRDINVEWSEKLLYDFHNARMALKLDSMGEVSRSSDKWVAPPVNSLKLDVDAAYNERANSYAYGGIIRDHGGRPVLAFGRKLDKPQSVTVAELFAIKGGLKIAQDFGILVNQITSDSLLAVRAVTGLEEDFSYAGATATDIRYHMASHHNLNITHVRRSANSIAHSIAAFVISSLSHLVLNDFSFQ